Proteins co-encoded in one Vibrio fortis genomic window:
- a CDS encoding YicC/YloC family endoribonuclease has product MIYSMTAYARKEVKGDWGTAVWEIRSVNQRYLETYFRMPEQFRGLEPILRERFRKRLARGKVECNLRFEANPAAKGELSINEGLAQQVINAANQVMGMTGEESRLNPFQVMNWPGVMETPEQDMDAINKDLLAGFDEAVKDFIDARGREGDNMKALIEQRLTAITEEVVKVRARMPEILEWQRERLLNKFEEAKVELEGARVEQELILLAQKSDVAEELDRLDSHVKEATNILKKGGACGRRLDFMMQEFNRESNTLASKSISTDITASGVELKVLIEQMREQIQNIE; this is encoded by the coding sequence ATGATTTATAGTATGACGGCATACGCACGTAAAGAAGTGAAAGGCGATTGGGGTACAGCAGTGTGGGAAATCCGCAGTGTAAACCAGCGCTACCTTGAAACTTACTTCCGCATGCCAGAGCAGTTCCGTGGCCTAGAGCCAATCCTTCGCGAGCGTTTTCGTAAGCGTCTAGCACGCGGTAAAGTTGAGTGTAACCTGCGTTTTGAAGCGAACCCAGCAGCAAAAGGTGAGCTAAGCATCAACGAAGGCCTAGCACAACAAGTGATCAATGCAGCGAACCAAGTAATGGGTATGACTGGCGAAGAGAGCCGCCTGAACCCATTCCAAGTAATGAACTGGCCTGGTGTGATGGAAACGCCTGAGCAAGACATGGATGCGATCAACAAAGATTTGCTCGCTGGTTTTGACGAAGCAGTGAAAGACTTCATTGATGCACGTGGCCGTGAAGGCGACAACATGAAGGCTCTTATCGAGCAGCGTCTAACTGCAATCACAGAAGAAGTCGTTAAAGTTCGTGCACGCATGCCAGAGATCCTAGAGTGGCAACGTGAGCGTCTGCTTAACAAGTTTGAAGAAGCGAAGGTTGAACTTGAAGGTGCACGAGTTGAGCAAGAGCTTATCTTACTGGCTCAAAAGTCTGACGTCGCTGAGGAGCTAGACCGCCTAGATTCTCATGTGAAAGAAGCAACGAACATCCTGAAGAAAGGTGGCGCATGTGGCCGTCGTCTAGACTTCATGATGCAAGAGTTCAACCGTGAGTCGAACACGCTAGCGTCGAAATCTATCAGCACAGACATCACAGCATCAGGTGTAGAGCTGAAGGTTCTTATCGAGCAGATGCGTGAGCAAATTCAAAACATTGAATAA
- the pyrE gene encoding orotate phosphoribosyltransferase → MKAYQREFIEFALEKEVLKFGEFTLKSGRKSPYFFNAGLFNTGRDLARLGRFYAAALADSGIEFDVLFGPAYKGIPIATTTAVALADHHDVDTPYCFNRKEAKDHGEGGNLVGSALEGRIMLVDDVITAGTAIRESMEIIQANGADLAGVLVAIDRQEKGKGELSAIQEVERDFGCAIISIVSLTDLVTFLEEKGTDAAQLEAVKAYRAEYGI, encoded by the coding sequence ATGAAAGCATATCAACGTGAATTTATTGAATTTGCACTAGAGAAAGAAGTACTTAAGTTTGGTGAGTTTACTTTAAAGTCTGGCCGTAAGAGCCCTTACTTCTTCAATGCTGGATTGTTTAACACAGGGCGTGACCTAGCGCGTCTAGGCCGTTTCTACGCAGCAGCACTAGCAGACTCAGGCATTGAATTCGATGTACTGTTTGGCCCTGCATACAAAGGTATTCCAATCGCGACGACAACAGCTGTCGCACTGGCCGATCACCACGATGTCGATACGCCTTACTGTTTTAACCGTAAGGAAGCGAAAGATCACGGTGAAGGTGGCAACCTTGTAGGTAGCGCATTGGAAGGTCGTATCATGCTGGTGGACGATGTGATCACTGCAGGTACTGCGATTCGTGAATCAATGGAAATCATTCAAGCGAACGGTGCTGACCTAGCAGGTGTTTTGGTAGCGATAGACCGTCAAGAGAAGGGCAAAGGCGAGTTATCTGCGATTCAAGAAGTTGAGCGCGATTTCGGCTGTGCAATCATCTCAATCGTTAGCCTGACTGACCTAGTGACTTTCCTTGAAGAGAAGGGCACAGACGCAGCGCAACTAGAAGCGGTTAAAGCGTACCGCGCTGAGTACGGCATTTAA
- a CDS encoding porin family protein, producing MKKAVILLAAFSAFAGAQEQAVEKDVSGFYLGGGFGTTTYDDDVSGSILETNDSSFKLIGGYQFNRIVGVEAQYTKYSDVTAPRTPLKIEPTGISIAANLGYTFDSGWRPFGTVGLTQLSFDTNGYGSDDETALRLGAGVEYTPASLENLNFRVAYEVDTFSVDVDNWLYDDVTIQLGSFYAGATYKF from the coding sequence ATGAAAAAAGCAGTGATCCTTCTGGCAGCATTTTCTGCCTTTGCTGGTGCCCAAGAACAAGCCGTTGAAAAAGACGTATCTGGTTTTTATCTAGGCGGTGGTTTCGGTACTACAACTTATGATGATGACGTGTCTGGTTCAATCCTAGAAACCAATGATTCTTCATTTAAGCTTATTGGTGGCTACCAATTTAACCGTATCGTCGGTGTTGAAGCACAGTACACAAAGTACAGTGATGTCACTGCACCTCGCACTCCTCTTAAGATTGAACCAACAGGGATCTCTATTGCAGCTAACCTTGGTTATACATTCGATAGCGGCTGGCGCCCATTTGGTACCGTTGGTCTAACTCAACTTTCATTCGATACTAATGGCTATGGTAGCGATGATGAGACAGCGCTGCGTCTAGGTGCAGGCGTTGAATACACGCCAGCAAGTCTTGAAAATCTAAACTTCCGCGTTGCTTACGAAGTTGATACTTTCAGTGTTGATGTAGACAATTGGCTATATGATGACGTTACTATCCAACTTGGTTCGTTCTACGCTGGAGCAACTTACAAATTCTAA
- a CDS encoding NCS2 family permease, which yields MSTDSTLKAQNTSSGSLDSLFKISERKTTISTELYAGFITFLAMSYILAVNPAILGGIPGMDKGAVFTATALAAAISTLIMGIWGNYPVMLAPGMSMNGFFKGLLLSGSVAVLWNEALFGIFLSGILYLAFSLTNIRKSMIESIPEDLKLAITVSLGLFIAFLGLKNAGIIVSNPFVLVGLGDISDPQVIIAYVSIFIALGCMVRDIKLATFISFVSAIVLTIIADLFMGTSNAPIPDELISMPPSMAGSFGAIFDFSAFTAEKMFDLLFIVLIFLIVDFFDGLSTIVGVGRDAGIIDKDGKVPNAKSALVADAGGTVIGSVLGTTSITAFSESGIASSQGAKTGLAAVMVAGLFLISLFLYPIFSIFSAAMVAPAMVVVGIYMVGRLGQINWEKKESRIAAFFTIMFTVLSFSPANGMAMGFISYAFTMVVAGKGKDVHPLIYGLSVVFLVYLLLL from the coding sequence GTGAGTACCGATTCCACCCTTAAGGCCCAAAACACCTCATCTGGTTCGCTAGATTCTCTGTTTAAGATTTCTGAAAGAAAGACCACCATTAGCACCGAGCTATACGCAGGTTTTATTACTTTCTTGGCGATGAGCTACATCCTAGCGGTGAACCCAGCTATCTTAGGTGGCATTCCTGGCATGGATAAAGGCGCGGTATTTACAGCAACGGCTTTGGCGGCGGCTATCTCAACCCTAATCATGGGTATTTGGGGTAACTACCCAGTAATGCTGGCACCGGGCATGAGCATGAACGGCTTCTTTAAAGGCCTATTATTAAGTGGCTCTGTTGCCGTGCTTTGGAATGAAGCGCTATTTGGTATTTTCCTATCGGGTATTCTGTACCTTGCGTTCTCTCTGACCAATATTCGTAAGTCGATGATTGAGTCGATTCCAGAAGACCTGAAACTGGCGATCACGGTATCGCTTGGCTTGTTTATCGCGTTCTTGGGTCTTAAAAATGCAGGCATCATTGTTTCTAACCCATTTGTACTGGTTGGCCTTGGTGACATCTCAGACCCACAAGTGATCATTGCTTATGTGAGTATCTTCATTGCGCTTGGCTGTATGGTTCGTGACATCAAGCTAGCGACGTTTATCTCGTTTGTATCTGCGATTGTACTGACGATCATTGCTGATTTGTTTATGGGTACGTCGAATGCGCCCATTCCAGATGAGCTAATCTCTATGCCACCAAGCATGGCGGGCAGCTTCGGTGCGATCTTTGATTTCTCAGCCTTCACGGCAGAGAAGATGTTTGATCTGCTGTTCATCGTTCTTATCTTCCTGATTGTCGACTTCTTTGATGGCTTGAGCACCATTGTGGGTGTTGGTCGTGACGCGGGTATCATTGATAAAGACGGCAAAGTGCCAAACGCGAAATCGGCATTGGTTGCTGACGCAGGCGGCACTGTGATTGGTTCTGTTCTGGGTACCACTTCAATTACGGCTTTCTCTGAGTCAGGTATTGCTTCTTCTCAAGGTGCGAAAACAGGTTTGGCGGCAGTAATGGTTGCAGGCTTGTTCCTAATCTCGCTGTTCCTATACCCAATCTTCTCTATTTTCTCGGCGGCTATGGTTGCGCCGGCGATGGTCGTGGTGGGCATCTATATGGTGGGTCGCCTTGGTCAGATTAACTGGGAGAAGAAAGAGTCTCGTATCGCAGCCTTCTTCACCATTATGTTCACTGTACTGAGCTTCTCTCCTGCGAACGGCATGGCGATGGGCTTCATTAGTTACGCATTTACTATGGTTGTCGCGGGTAAGGGTAAAGACGTGCACCCATTGATTTACGGACTATCAGTGGTGTTCCTTGTTTATCTACTGCTTCTGTAA
- the rph gene encoding ribonuclease PH, protein MRPNDRAVDQVRPIKITRNYTAYAEGSVLVEFGNTKVLCNATVEENVPRWLKGQGKGWVTAEYGMLPRATHTRNRREAASGKQGGRTMEIQRLIARSLRAVVDLKAMGEIMITVDCDVIQADGGTRTASISGASVAMADAINHLLENGKLKTNPMKGHVTAVSVGIVGEQALCDLEYVEDSAADTDMNVVMTEDGKMIEIQGTAEGEPFSHEELMQLLALANKGIADIVEAQKSALAE, encoded by the coding sequence ATGCGTCCAAATGACCGCGCCGTAGATCAAGTTCGTCCAATTAAAATTACTCGTAACTACACAGCGTATGCTGAAGGCTCTGTGCTGGTTGAATTTGGTAATACCAAGGTTCTATGTAACGCGACGGTAGAAGAGAACGTGCCGCGTTGGTTGAAAGGTCAAGGAAAGGGTTGGGTAACGGCTGAATACGGCATGCTGCCACGTGCAACGCACACTCGTAACCGTCGTGAAGCAGCGAGCGGTAAACAAGGCGGTCGTACGATGGAAATCCAACGTCTGATCGCTCGTAGCCTACGTGCTGTGGTTGATCTAAAAGCGATGGGTGAAATCATGATCACGGTTGATTGTGATGTTATCCAAGCAGATGGCGGTACACGTACTGCGTCTATCTCTGGTGCGAGCGTCGCAATGGCTGACGCGATTAACCACCTGTTAGAGAACGGTAAGCTTAAAACGAATCCAATGAAAGGCCACGTAACGGCAGTTTCAGTGGGTATCGTTGGTGAACAAGCTCTATGTGACCTTGAATACGTTGAAGACTCAGCAGCCGATACCGATATGAACGTTGTAATGACGGAAGACGGTAAGATGATTGAGATTCAAGGCACCGCAGAAGGCGAACCGTTTAGCCACGAAGAGCTGATGCAGCTTCTAGCCCTGGCGAATAAGGGCATTGCCGATATTGTTGAAGCGCAGAAGTCGGCGTTGGCAGAATAG
- the rpoZ gene encoding DNA-directed RNA polymerase subunit omega, translating into MARVTVQDAVEKVGNRFDLVLIAARRARQMQTGGKDSLVPEENDKPTVIALREIEEGLITKDVLDARERQEQQEQEAAELAAVSSIAHSR; encoded by the coding sequence ATGGCACGCGTAACTGTTCAAGACGCTGTTGAAAAAGTTGGCAACCGTTTCGACCTAGTTCTTATTGCGGCTCGCCGCGCTCGTCAAATGCAAACTGGCGGTAAAGATTCACTAGTGCCTGAAGAAAACGATAAGCCAACGGTTATCGCACTTCGTGAAATCGAAGAAGGTCTTATCACTAAAGACGTACTAGATGCTCGTGAGCGTCAAGAGCAACAAGAGCAAGAAGCAGCTGAGCTTGCAGCAGTAAGCAGCATCGCTCACTCTCGTTAA
- a CDS encoding phosphate-starvation-inducible protein PsiE, protein MPSHLPKGFSRPFLKIFHILEAVLLVAITLATLFAMVEEFMHVFAEKRVLLTDILLMFIYLEVLAMVQQFVMNGKIPVRYPIYIAMMAIARYITLGMKELDAVLVVWLAVAAFILAAATLLIRVGHHYWPYVDGQTKEPDE, encoded by the coding sequence ATGCCTTCTCATTTACCAAAAGGTTTTAGTCGACCTTTCTTGAAGATATTCCATATTCTTGAAGCCGTACTGCTGGTGGCCATTACGTTGGCGACCCTGTTTGCGATGGTTGAAGAGTTCATGCATGTGTTTGCTGAAAAGCGCGTTCTCTTGACTGACATCCTACTGATGTTTATCTATCTTGAAGTGCTGGCGATGGTGCAGCAGTTTGTGATGAACGGTAAGATCCCCGTTCGATATCCTATCTATATCGCAATGATGGCGATTGCGCGTTATATCACGCTAGGCATGAAGGAGTTGGATGCGGTCTTGGTGGTTTGGCTAGCGGTGGCGGCGTTCATTCTTGCGGCTGCGACACTATTGATTCGTGTAGGTCATCATTACTGGCCTTATGTCGATGGACAAACCAAAGAGCCAGACGAGTGA
- a CDS encoding transcriptional regulator gives MHRVYFSNLILEPTTRTLSSVEGESIQLRPLPYAVLSLLLENQSTHVTRECLFETCWEGALVTDQAITNVISGLRKNFTQLGATDVTLRTVSKIGYVLEIHCAEEPVKKKVEERTIRVSHESDVTPAASSKVSEPIKEKESKYLWHGVVTVLLLPCLIFILLAKPFIRKPDFIQPSDYQHFQVGATDFYLHDSAYLISDGQLLAYELATQSLPTCHADVYLRVAESAYDDGVYLIKAFAFAKHGSKNASYVNHSVTIEQIPATVVKAIKRARAICG, from the coding sequence ATGCATAGAGTCTATTTTTCCAATTTGATCCTTGAGCCTACCACTCGGACATTATCGAGTGTGGAAGGCGAGAGTATCCAATTGCGCCCGCTACCCTATGCCGTATTGAGTTTGCTGCTAGAAAACCAAAGTACCCACGTTACTCGCGAGTGTCTGTTTGAAACATGCTGGGAGGGAGCGTTAGTCACCGACCAAGCGATCACTAATGTCATTTCTGGTTTAAGAAAAAACTTCACACAGTTAGGCGCAACTGACGTCACTCTCAGAACCGTGAGTAAGATTGGCTACGTACTTGAAATCCATTGCGCTGAAGAGCCTGTGAAAAAGAAGGTCGAAGAGCGGACAATTCGAGTAAGCCACGAGAGCGATGTTACCCCGGCAGCGTCAAGCAAAGTCAGCGAACCTATCAAGGAAAAAGAGAGCAAGTATTTGTGGCATGGCGTGGTAACAGTGCTTCTGCTTCCCTGTCTGATATTTATATTGCTGGCTAAACCTTTTATAAGAAAGCCAGACTTTATCCAACCGAGCGATTATCAACATTTTCAAGTTGGTGCGACCGACTTTTACCTTCATGACAGCGCATATTTGATCAGTGACGGACAGCTTCTCGCGTATGAGTTGGCGACGCAGTCTCTTCCTACTTGCCATGCTGATGTGTATCTGCGAGTTGCAGAGTCGGCTTATGACGATGGTGTTTATCTGATTAAAGCTTTCGCGTTTGCAAAACATGGCAGTAAGAACGCCAGCTATGTGAATCACTCAGTGACGATCGAGCAGATCCCAGCGACAGTCGTTAAAGCGATTAAGAGGGCGAGAGCAATATGCGGTTAA
- the spoT gene encoding bifunctional GTP diphosphokinase/guanosine-3',5'-bis pyrophosphate 3'-pyrophosphohydrolase: MYLFDSLKDVAQEYLTEPQIEALRQSYVVARDAHEGQTRSSGEPYIIHPVAVSRILAEMRLDIETLQAALLHDVIEDTEVTKEELEAQFGNTVAELVDGVSKLDKLKFRDRKEAQAENFRKMVLAMVQDIRVILIKLADRTHNMRTLGALRPDKKRRIARETLEIYSPLAHRLGIHNIKTELEELGFEALYPNRYRVLKEVVKAARGNRKEMIQRIHSEIEGRLEEVGLPARVFGREKNLFSIYNKMKTKEQRFHTIMDIYAFRVVVDTPDTCYRALGQAHSLYKPRPGRMKDYIAVPKANGYQSLHTSMIGPHGVPVEVQIRTEDMDQMADKGVAAHWSYKGNGTRSNGTTAQVKAQRWMQSLLELQQSAGNSFEFIENVKSDLFPDEIFVFTPKGRIVELPAGATAVDFAYAVHTDVGNMCVGARVDMNPYPLSKALKNGQTIEIISAPGARPNAAWLNYVVTSRARTKIRQVLKTMRREESVTLGRRLLNHALGEHSIGDIAQENVEHVLSDLRLESIEDLLASIGLGELMSIVIARRLLGDADELTEVSSDSDSPKKKLPIRGAEGLLLTFANCCHPIPDDHIIAHVSPGRGLVVHRETCPNVRGYQKEPDKYMAVEWSDDYDQEFTAELQVDLQNHQGALAELTNVISKTGSNIHGISTEERDGRLYTVTILLTTKDRVHLASIMKKLRVMPHALKVRRRKN; encoded by the coding sequence TTGTATCTATTCGATAGCCTCAAAGACGTTGCCCAAGAATACCTAACAGAGCCTCAAATTGAGGCTCTGCGTCAATCTTATGTGGTAGCGAGAGATGCCCATGAAGGGCAAACCCGCTCAAGCGGTGAACCATACATTATCCACCCTGTTGCTGTTTCACGTATCCTGGCTGAAATGCGCCTTGATATCGAAACACTCCAAGCAGCCCTACTCCACGATGTAATTGAAGATACTGAAGTTACAAAAGAAGAGTTAGAAGCGCAGTTTGGTAACACAGTGGCGGAGCTTGTTGATGGTGTTTCTAAGCTGGATAAGCTTAAGTTTCGTGATCGCAAAGAAGCGCAAGCAGAGAACTTCCGTAAAATGGTTCTCGCCATGGTGCAAGACATCCGCGTTATCTTGATCAAATTAGCAGACCGAACACACAACATGCGTACGCTCGGGGCACTTCGCCCAGATAAAAAGCGTCGTATTGCACGTGAAACTCTAGAGATCTACTCTCCTCTTGCTCACCGTCTTGGTATCCATAACATCAAGACTGAACTAGAAGAACTTGGCTTTGAAGCCCTTTATCCAAACCGTTACCGAGTTCTTAAAGAAGTGGTGAAAGCCGCTCGTGGTAACCGCAAAGAGATGATCCAACGTATCCATAGCGAGATTGAAGGTCGCCTTGAAGAGGTTGGCTTACCTGCTCGTGTATTTGGTCGTGAAAAGAACCTGTTCTCCATCTACAACAAGATGAAAACCAAAGAGCAGCGTTTCCACACCATTATGGATATCTACGCATTCCGCGTCGTCGTAGACACTCCAGACACTTGTTATCGCGCACTGGGTCAGGCTCATAGCTTGTATAAGCCTCGTCCGGGTCGCATGAAAGACTACATTGCGGTACCGAAAGCCAATGGCTATCAGTCTCTGCATACATCAATGATTGGTCCTCACGGCGTTCCTGTTGAAGTACAAATTCGTACCGAAGACATGGACCAAATGGCTGACAAAGGTGTTGCGGCGCACTGGTCTTATAAAGGCAATGGCACTCGTAGCAATGGCACGACCGCGCAAGTGAAAGCTCAGCGCTGGATGCAGAGCCTACTTGAGCTTCAACAAAGTGCCGGTAACTCGTTCGAATTCATTGAGAACGTTAAATCTGACCTATTCCCAGACGAGATCTTTGTCTTCACACCGAAAGGTCGTATCGTTGAGCTGCCAGCAGGCGCAACAGCCGTCGACTTTGCTTACGCAGTCCATACTGACGTTGGCAACATGTGTGTTGGTGCTCGTGTCGACATGAACCCGTACCCGCTAAGCAAAGCCCTGAAGAACGGTCAGACGATCGAAATCATCAGTGCGCCGGGTGCTCGTCCGAATGCAGCATGGCTCAACTATGTGGTGACCTCTCGTGCTCGTACTAAGATCCGTCAGGTTCTTAAAACCATGCGTCGTGAAGAGTCTGTCACCCTAGGTCGCCGCCTGCTTAACCACGCACTGGGTGAACACTCGATTGGCGATATTGCGCAAGAGAATGTTGAACACGTTCTGTCTGATCTGCGCCTTGAGTCGATTGAAGACCTACTGGCTTCGATTGGTCTGGGTGAGCTGATGAGCATCGTGATTGCACGTCGCCTGCTTGGTGATGCTGACGAGCTAACAGAAGTGAGCAGCGACAGCGATTCACCGAAGAAGAAGCTGCCTATCCGCGGCGCTGAAGGTTTACTGCTGACATTTGCCAACTGTTGTCACCCAATCCCTGATGATCACATCATTGCCCATGTGTCTCCAGGTCGTGGTCTTGTGGTTCACCGTGAAACATGTCCAAACGTCCGTGGTTACCAAAAAGAACCAGACAAGTACATGGCGGTTGAATGGTCTGACGATTACGACCAAGAGTTCACAGCTGAGCTTCAGGTCGATCTACAGAATCACCAAGGTGCACTGGCTGAATTAACCAATGTTATCTCGAAAACGGGCTCTAACATTCACGGTATCTCAACTGAGGAACGTGATGGGCGCTTGTATACAGTGACAATCTTGCTGACCACGAAAGATCGTGTACATCTTGCGAGTATTATGAAGAAGCTGCGTGTTATGCCACACGCGCTGAAGGTAAGACGTCGTAAGAACTGA
- the gmk gene encoding guanylate kinase: protein MGKGTLYIVSAPSGAGKSSLISAMLETNPTYAMKVSVSHTTRGMRPGEENGVHYHFVEKHHFEDLIAKGEFLEYAEVFGNYYGTSRVWIEENLDRGIDVFLDIDWQGARQIREQMPQAKSVFILPPSNGELERRLNVRGQDSAEVIAKRMSEAKSEISHYNEYDYVIVNDDFDAALMDFRAIIRAERLKEDKQAAKYSGMLTALLAE, encoded by the coding sequence ATGGGCAAAGGTACTCTTTACATCGTATCTGCACCTAGTGGCGCAGGTAAATCGAGCTTGATCTCAGCAATGCTAGAAACCAATCCAACCTACGCAATGAAGGTATCTGTTTCACACACCACTCGCGGTATGCGCCCTGGTGAAGAAAATGGTGTTCACTACCACTTCGTTGAAAAGCATCACTTCGAAGATCTTATCGCTAAAGGTGAGTTCTTAGAGTATGCCGAAGTGTTTGGTAACTACTACGGTACTTCTCGCGTATGGATTGAAGAAAACCTAGACCGCGGTATTGATGTGTTCCTAGATATCGACTGGCAGGGTGCTCGTCAGATCCGTGAACAGATGCCTCAAGCAAAGAGTGTATTCATTCTTCCACCATCAAACGGTGAGCTAGAGCGTCGTCTAAATGTTCGTGGTCAAGATAGCGCAGAAGTTATTGCGAAACGCATGAGCGAAGCGAAGTCAGAAATCTCTCATTATAATGAGTATGACTACGTGATCGTGAATGATGACTTTGATGCAGCCCTTATGGACTTCAGAGCTATCATTCGTGCGGAGCGCTTAAAAGAAGATAAGCAAGCAGCAAAATACAGCGGCATGCTTACTGCTCTACTGGCGGAATAA